ATCGAATCCGGATCCTATCGCGTCTATTTTTCCAGCTCGACCCACGGCGCGTTCAAAAATATGATCATGGTACGAAATATCGAAAAGGATACTTTCGGCACGGTTCCCCTTATTGACGATGATTCGGGACCGGCGTACGATGAATTTCCGGAAAAGGACGAACCGGTCGATTTTGATTATTTTAATCACGGCTCACGGCTCAGGCGGCGGGAGGTATCGCTTGTCTTCAATGTAATTGACTCGATACAGGGACTCACCGCGATCCTTCATACGCTTTCCGAATACGGCCTTACCTGCACCTTTTTTATCAACGGAGAGGCAATCAGACGATTCCCGGGAGCCGTGAAGGAGATCGCGGAAGCCGAACACGAAGTCGGGTCGCTCTTTTATGCCTATTTCAATATGACCGATTCAAAATACAGGCTCGACAGGGATTTTATAAAAACCGGGCTTGCAATCAATGAAGACGATTACTTCAAGGCAACCGGCAGCGATTTCGCGCTTTTCTGGCATGCGCCGCATTATTTCGTCAATTCCGATATAATCGCGGTATCGAAAGAAATGGGTTATACCTATGTGGGGAAAGATATCGATACAATGGACTGGGTAACGGACGGGGAGACGAATGTGACACGGGGGATTTATTTTACCGCCAGTGAATTAATCGAGAAGATTATCGGGGAAAAGAAACCGGGGTCCATCATTCCGATTCAGGCGGGAATTCCCGGTGGTAAACGGGAAGATTATCTTTTTCAGAAACTCGATGTTCTTATCAACAGCCTGCTGAATTCCGGCTATGATATCGTTCCCGTTTCCGTCCTGATCAAACATGCAAAATAAACTCAATTTTTTTTTGAAAACTATTGAAAACTATACCGGAAACAGTTACGATTTAATTGTCCTTTATGGACCGCGTTTTAGTCCTAAAACGCTTCCTGCAGGGAAGGATGATGGTTTTTTGAAAAAAGCCCTCATGTTTAGTTCATAATGTGTCGATATAGATAAGGTGAAAGAATGCCCTGCAGTATAAAGCAGGAGAGATAAGGTATTCACCAAAGATGAGGAGAATACCTTAAGATAAGGAGAAAACCTTATGGGAAGCAACCCGCTGAAAGCCTACAAAGAAACACAAATCAAATCCGCAACCCCCGGCCAGCTCATTATCATGCTTTATGATGGAGCGATAAAAAATATCAATATTGCGATCGAAGGATTTGAGAAAAAATCCAAAAAACTCGATATGATCAGTAACGCCATTATAAAAGCACAGGATATCGTCTCCGAACTGATGGTCGCCCTTGATTTCGAGAAGGGAGGAGACATCGCGAAGAACCTCTTCAGCATCTATGTTTTTATCAACCGCGAACTTCTCAATGCCAATATACGTAAAGACGTCACTCATCTGGAGACGGTCAAGAAAATCCTGAC
This is a stretch of genomic DNA from Spirochaetales bacterium. It encodes these proteins:
- the fliS gene encoding flagellar export chaperone FliS, producing MGSNPLKAYKETQIKSATPGQLIIMLYDGAIKNINIAIEGFEKKSKKLDMISNAIIKAQDIVSELMVALDFEKGGDIAKNLFSIYVFINRELLNANIRKDVTHLETVKKILTELRDAWSQIADKGMYSNNAMGTGGINIAG